A stretch of Garra rufa chromosome 11, GarRuf1.0, whole genome shotgun sequence DNA encodes these proteins:
- the flot2b gene encoding flotillin-2b codes for MGCCLTVGPNEALVVSGACCGSDAKTYVVGGWAWAWWLISDTQRITLEIMTLQPKCEDVETAEGVAITVTGVAQVKVMTDKDLLAVACEQFLGKSVMEIKGVVLQTLEGHLRSILGTLTVEQIYQDRDEFARLVREVAAPDVGRMGIEILSFTIKDVYDKLDYLSSLGKTQTAAVQRDADIGVAEAERDAGIREAECKKEMMDVKFLADTRMADSKRELELQKAAFNQEVNTKKAESQLAYELQAAKEQQKIRLEEIEIEVVQRKKQISIEEREIERTEKELIATVKRPAEAEAYKMQQLAEGQKLKKVLTAQAEAEKIRKIGEAEAISISSVGKAEAERMRLKAEAYQQYGEAAKTALVLEALPKIAAKVAAPLSRTNEIVILSGDSSRVTGEVNRLLAELPVSVNALTGVDLSKMPLLQKITGAQA; via the exons ATGGGTTGCTGCCTGACTGTTGGACCAAATGAAGCGCTCGTTGTGTCAG gTGCCTGTTGTGGGTCAGATGCAAAGACGTATGTGGTGGGAGGCTGGGCGTGGGCTTGGTGGCTTATATCAGACACACAGAG aattacaCTGGAGATTATGACACTACAGCCTAAGTGTGAAGACGTGGAGACAGCGGAGGGAGTTGCTATTACAGTTACAGGAGTTGCTCAA GTCAAGGTTATGACTGACAAGGACTTGCTGGCTGTTGCCTGTGAGCAGTTTCTGGGAAAATCTGTCATGGAAATCAAGGGTGTGGTCCTTCAAACCCTGGAGGGACATTTGCGTTCAATCTTAG GCACTTTGACAGTGGAGCAGATCTACCAGGACAGAGATGAGTTTGCTCGGCTGGTAAGGGAGGTGGCAGCTCCTGATGTGGGGCGCATGGGCATTGAGATCCTCAGCTTCACTATAAAA GATGTCTATGATAAGCTGGACTACCTTAGCTCTCTTGGAAAAACTCAAACAGCGGCTGTACAAAGGGACGCCGACATCGGAGTGGCCGAGGCAGAGAGGGATGCTGGGATTAGA GAAGCTGAGTGCAAGAAAGAAATGATGGATGTGAAGTTCTTGGCAGACACTAGAATGGCCGACTCCAAGCGAGAGCTGGAGCTGCAGAAAGCTGCTTTCAATCAAGAAGTGAACACTAAG AAAGCAGAGTCTCAGCTGGCCTATGAACTACAGGCAGCCAAAGAGCAGCAGAAGATCAGATTGGAGGAGATCGAAATTGAAGTTGTGCAGAGGAAAAAGCAGATCTCCATTGAGGAGAGAGAGATTGAGAGGACAGAGAAAGAGCTGATAGCGACGGTCAAACGTCCTGCTGAAGCAGAGGCTTACAAGATGCAGCAGCTGGCTGAAGGACAGAA GTTGAAGAAAGTGCTGACTGCTCAGGCCGAGGCAGAGAAGATCAGGAAGATCGGGGAGGCAGAGGCCATCTCTATCTCATCCGTGGGAAAGGCCGAGGCTGAGAGAATGAGGCTGAAAGCAGAGGCCTACCAGCAGTACGGGGAGGCCGCCAAGACTGCGCTCGTCCTGGAAGCGCTGCCCAAG ATTGCTGCAAAGGTAGCAGCTCCTCTGTCCAGGACCAATGAGATTGTTATTCTGAGTGGGGACAGCAGCCGTGTGACCGGGGAGGTGAACCGTCTCCTCGCTGAGCTGCCCGTGTCTGTTAATGCACTGACGGGTGTGGACCTGTCCAAG ATGCCTCTGTTGCAGAAGATAACAGGTGCTCAAGCTTGA